One part of the Arabidopsis thaliana chromosome 1 sequence genome encodes these proteins:
- a CDS encoding phosphoglycerate kinase (unknown protein; FUNCTIONS IN: molecular_function unknown; INVOLVED IN: in 9 processes; LOCATED IN: cellular_component unknown; EXPRESSED IN: 22 plant structures; EXPRESSED DURING: 13 growth stages; Has 1 Blast hits to 1 proteins in 1 species: Archae - 0; Bacteria - 0; Metazoa - 0; Fungi - 0; Plants - 1; Viruses - 0; Other Eukaryotes - 0 (source: NCBI BLink).), producing the protein MRRVVIRTEALSCPLDGDEDSNELRLRPLVPDAQEWKYPKSKLFPRHAAWSCHSGGGGGGGGGRVFTNKVNAVEEFNLGGLKDSESDSDSE; encoded by the exons ATGCGTAGAGTTGTCATTCGGACGGAG GCGCTGAGTTGTCCTTTGGACGGAGATGAGGATTCCAATGAACTTAGGCTACGGCCGCTGGTTCCAGACGCTCAAGAATGGAAGTACCCTAAATCCAAGTTATTTCCCAGACACGCGGCGTGGAGTTGTCATTCGGGcggaggtggaggtggaggcGGTGGCCGTGTATTTACAAATAAAGTAAATGCGGTAGAAGAATTCAACTTAGGAGGACTGAAGGACAGCGAATCCGATTCCGATTCCGAGTAG